The following coding sequences are from one Macaca mulatta isolate MMU2019108-1 chromosome 7, T2T-MMU8v2.0, whole genome shotgun sequence window:
- the LOC693699 gene encoding nudC domain-containing protein 2, whose translation MSAPFEERSGVVPCGTPWGQWYQTLEEVFIEVQVPPGTRAQDIQCGLQSRHVALSVGGREILKGKLFDSTIADEGTWTLEDRKMVRIVLTKTKRDAANCWTSLLESEYAADPWVQDQMQRKLTLERFQKENPGFDFSGAEISGNYTKGGPDFSNLEK comes from the coding sequence ATGTCGGCCCCGTTTGAGGAGCGGAGTGGGGTGGTTCCGTGCGGGACCCCGTGGGGCCAGTGGTACCAGACCCTGGAGGAGGTGTTCATTGAAGTTCAGGTGCCTCCAGGCACGCGCGCCCAGGATATCCAGTGCGGCCTGCAGAGCCGGCATGTGGCGCTGTCGGTGGGCGGCCGCGAGATCCTCAAGGGCAAACTCTTTGATTCTACAATAGCTGATGAGGGAACATGGACTTTGGAGGATAGAAAAATGGTTCGTATTGTTCtcacaaagacaaagagagatgCAGCAAATTGTTGGACTTCTCTACTAGAATCTGAATATGCAGCGGATCCTTGGGTGCAAGACCAAATGCAGAGAAAGCTTACATTAGAGAGATTCCAAAAAGAAAATCCTGGTTTTGACTTCAGTGGAGCAGAAATCTCAGGAAACTACACTAAAGGTGGACCAGATTTCTCAAACCTTGAGAAAtaa